The sequence CCAGACACCAAGCCAATCAAGGCCACTTTTTATTGAATCCTGGGAGAAGTTCCCACTAGCTTTAGTTCAGGCCCTGGGAATCACAGGTGTCCATTCTCTGGCCCTTTCCCCCCTCAGTATAATACACTTCTCTTGACCTCAGTGATTTACACCAGTGTAACTGAATAGATACATAGGCCTCGGATATTAAATCTTTCAGATCTCATGTTCTGTGCCTTAGCACCACTTTCTCCATGGGTTTAAGAGAAatctaactttaaaaaatccCCATTTAACTTTTCTAATGCCAATTTGTTGAAATAATTGGGAAAATACCAGGCAAATCATTCGCAGCCAGGTCTTGTGATAGCATCTTAAAATCAGACAAAATAAAAGATGTCTGTGAGCCAGAAATCAAGGCAGGCTATTCTATACACTTTTTTAGTCTATCATATTTTATGGTTTTGTATTCAACTAATACAATTTCTCATTTGTTCTGTTGATGCAGAACAATTTCTGATGGGGAAATTCATCCTGCTTCTGTTTGCACCAGCTTAACACTAGCTAATTTCCCAGCCCCAGAAGAATTACTTTTGATTTACATCACTCTGAATAGGCAGAGATTTCAGCCCTCATATCTACCCACCAGTTGCAAATCAAACCTGTGTCTACCGAGTGGggcaaaaataaacagactgCATTTGCAGAatcaccaaaataaaattacctgctttcttcccttaattttttcttttaattctgtcAGTATTTACATACAAGAAGAGCTTAAATCAATTCACAAGTGTGGTTTCTACATTAAATACTGTCCTTCCAGTCTCTTGGATGCAAAAGGAGGTGACCTGAATATCTTGACTTCtctggaattattttaaagtacaaaaACTCTTTGAATGGGTTTaattcatttcattttgctgctgctgccgcagGGCAACCCCAGAAAGATGTTCCCACATGGAGGAGGTCTCCTAGGTGTCACAAGTGTGGCTATGAATGGCCCGCAGCCCCGCTCGCCACAGCTCAAACAATGCCCGTCGATGAAAGAGCCAGGGTTTGCCTCACGCTCTGTGACACCGGCTTCATAAGGCTTATTCCCGATTTATACCCGTGTACTGAGAGGAGAGTGGAGCTCGAGCAGCTTCCCAGCAATTACTAATTCGCTCCAGCCCGCCCATGAGGAAGAGGGTGTGATCACCGGGCTCCTTCCCCTCGCCGCTCCACGCTGCCAGCAGCTCACGCCTGGTGCCCGACTGGGCGCTTCAATTCACTCTCAGAAGCTGTCGTGTTCAGTGTGACTCCAACACCCCCCGGCTAAAGATAGCCGAAAACGTTGAAGATCGGCGGGGGGACGGCAGGCTTGGTGGGGATGGGTTTCAAAACCACGGGCCTGTAGAGTTTCTGCCCCGTGCCATCGGCCTCCTTGCAGAAGTGCGGCACCTCCACCGGCAGCACGGCCGCACTCTTCCtccacagccccagccccgggaaGGGCGACGGGGGCAGCGTGCCCGGGGGCTGGTACACCCCCGgcccagggcaggggaaggggcagcaggTCCAGGCACCCACCCGGCCTGAGAGGACCCCGGCAGGGTCCTTCTCCCCGGCATGCAGGGCAGGCTCAGGGGGGCTCTCTGGGCCGGCACCATCCGGGCTCCGTTTACTTTTCTTCCCCTCGTAGGGAGGAGGGTCTCTGGGGGCCGGGAGCCCCTCGGGGCCGGCAGCAAAAGCCCTGGCCGGCAGGCTCTGGGCTGGCCGTGGCTCTTCCCAGAAGGAGGCGGGGAGCTGTCGCTTCCTCATGGGCACCTGGTCCGGCCTGGTTGCCTCAGGGTTTTGCTCCTGCAAAACCCGTTCCCCGGTGAGGCTGTCCTCCGCCTcggctgcctgcagcacctTCTCGGCGGCAGCCCCGCCgtgggggctggggtcaggTGCCTCGGCCTGAGGGCCGCGGCCCCGGTCCTCTGCCCCCCTGCGCCAGCTGCACTCAGGGGGTTTGCTGGGGTGGCACCGTGGGATCCGCGAGTACTTCTGAGAAAACCGCTTGAGCTGCTTCTGCAAGTATTTCCTGTGGTCAACCGACCGGCGACACGGAGCCGATTTATCCAGAGCCGCCTTGATGTCGCTGGAGGCCAGGTTGACGAAGTTCAGTAGGGTTTTTACCTCGCTGTCTGATGCCATCTCAGTGGATGTGCCGTGCAGAGTTTCCCATGAAAAGTTTATAATCCGCCTTCGGACAAACCTTGGCAAACCTGCAAAACACGACAGGCAGACTTAAGAGCGGGAAGCCTCGGTTTGAACAGCACCAAGCAAAtggagggagggtggggggacacgTCAAATTTCTCAGCCACGCAAACAAGTCGTCTGTCAGCTCAACTCCGTGCCGGCAAACTCCCGACGGACCCACCGCGCGCCTGCGGCCCACCGCCCCGCACCACTGCCCCAGCACACACCAGCGCAGGGACCAGCTCACAAATGCCAGCCATCCCGGCGCCTAATCTTGTTAGATAGCACTTAGGTGGAAAGAAGCCGGGGCGGCCGCTCCCATCTCCCTGTAAGCAAGCGCGGACACTCACCCGGCGCGCGGCGGCTTTTCTCGCCGGTGCTGGCGGCTGCGGAGTCGCCGAGGAGAGGAGCCCCTTCCCGCTAATCTCGTTAGGCAGGTTACACACCGCCAACCTCGGTGGAGGCAGCCAGGGCCCGCCAGTGTTTGGATGCAGTTTAGCAAGCACTTGAGCAAGCTGAATGAATATCGACTCCGGCGAGTTCGGGGCTCTCCCAGGCCAATCAGAAGCCACTTTGCCAAATACAAAGCATCCCAATCAGGCATCAGCCTCCCCTCCTCGCATTCTTTACCATCACAAATTGTCACCATGGGGACAGCCACAGAAAGACAGCTAATAAATACAATCATTTCCCCGCGATTTCTACCATTCTCCCTATCCTCTTCACCCCGACAGAggcctttctttttaaaaattacacaatCTGAAGTGAAAATGCTGAGGATGAGTTAGGAAAGTTTAGACACCCTTTTCTCTGCACTCCCTGAAGCTGTCTGGGGGCTGATACTAACCATGCTTCATTGGCACAGGACAATGTAATACAGGGGACTGGGCTAGCCTACTTTTAACCGTTCCCCAtcagagcctttttttttttttaaggggaggATGATGTCAGAAAAAGGTAGGAAAGGAACAAATCTCTAAAGAGATGTGCAGATATCCATGGAAAGGGAGCTTGAGCGCTCAAGAATCTTGTCTTTATGTTTGCCCCCTCAATTGAGTTACACAAAAGCTGAATTACCCATTCAAACTACCCAGACAAAAGGATGGAGTTGGATAGTACTCTTGCATCTGTAGTCAAACAGTTAGAGACTTAAATCGAGTCGTCATGATGGAGAAAGAGTTAGACAAAGCCCATAGAATTGCCATCAGCAAACATTTTCCTGTGTCATATTAGTGGGTCTCCATGACTCCCCCTGGCCTGGGGACAATAGCACAAGTTTGCACACTCGACTACTGTCACCCTGCCAACGCTGGCAAGGAGCAGAAACAGGACAATCCTTTAAGGGGAAAGCATGCCCGCTGCAGGGAAGgtaagaagagagggaagaaaaggcgTGTGAAATGCTAATTGAGCTGCTTCCTTTACTGATCCAGAGTTATGCGAGCCCTCCGCCTTCTCTCAGGCTTGTCCCTAAGGGGTGGCAATAACTTAATAGCATGGTAAGACTgagagctggaggaagaggagagcagaagggCTGCCCTCGGTATGCACCGGACACACCAACGACACAGAGCTGGTGGCAGCCTGTGTGCCAGCCCAGGACCTACTGCCTCCCACGGccagagcagtgctgctcctgctccccagcccacAGCACCCTGGGGATGGGAAGAGCGGAGAGGGGCAGAGGACGCATGCACCTACCCTCAGGGAGATGCTGCCAGCTCTGGAACAAACACGCACATGCCCTGGGGAAAGAAGGGACAGAAGTCCAAGCTGTTTTGCAAGTAAAATCTACCTTACTGATGTGAGGAATCAAAGGCATGAGCACCGAGGGTTGACAACATCTACATCTTACtgttattttactgtatttctatTATTCTGATTTTCCTCGGAGCAGGACAAGATCCAGACTGTGCCATTATACCAAACTCTGGGCAGAGGCCTCAGGGATGACTCTTCAGTGTCTCTGTAGTGGTGCACCCAGTGCCGCCACCCCTGTTCACATTGTTTCTCCCAGTCTGTCCTGAGCAACATGTGCTGGTGCCAAGGCTCAGGTGTTTCAGGTCTAGGGAGACCCCAGGGCCAGGACATCCTGGAGCAGAATGTGCTGCAGAGCCTTTGCTACCACGGTGGGCTGTAACACGGTGGCTGATTTGCCACCACAGACATGCCTCTTTCCTCCCAGTTTCTATTTCAGAAGCAGTTCATTCCTCAGGAGACCTGGGGCAGctagccctgcctgcaccctctATCATCTGCCTCACGTGAGCGTGCAAATCTCTgtgccatcttctcctttcagATCATTTCGGGGGGCAATTTCCAGTCACCTGCTTGAGCATCTATTTTGGCATGCGCTAGCCAGAGCCTGGCCTCTCTGTGACCCAACACAGATCTTTCTGTGCAGCTGAGGCTACAGGGAGAGGTTTTGTCTAGCTCCTTGAAAGAGATGCACACCAAGGGATTACATCTCTCTTTGCAGGAACAAACTGCTTCCTGTGCTTGAGCTTTTGAACCCAACCTGGACACCACGTTGCACAGTGCAATCTCCCAATACAGCTAGTTAGTTGCCCAAGAGGGTGaagggagagacagagagatgTGGGACAGGTGCCTGGGAGCAAAGGATTGTCTCAGGATGTCAATGAACTGTGTCCTCAGAGGCCTGGGAAACTCATGCCATGTATTATGAGACCCTATATCCAATAACAGGGGCTCAAGGCCCCTGGCCTGTGCTGTGAGACTGAGGGCTAGTGGGTCAGTTAGATTGAGGAGGGTGGATATGACTTGCCTGCTTGCCGGAGGATAAGGGAAACCCAGGATCCCTCCAGCACGCCCATTGCAGAAGCCCTCTCCAAGCCCCTAGACACTAGCCGTGCCTGTCCCCTCCTGGAAGGACGCTTGCCCAGGAGGTGGCTCCTTGGGCACCACGTGGCAGCAGTGGAGGGGCTCCCCACGCCTCGCTGCGCTCGCTGCTCCGGCATCCCGTTCCCCTGCAGCTGGGTAACGGTGGGGAGCCAGAGGGGAATGAAACGGCGAGCGGgatttaaaaaccagagcaaccCACCCTTTCAAGGTCAGACTCAGGTTGAGCTGCACAGGGTTTTCTCTAAGAGGCCACCGGAGCCCTTTTGTTCCTCGCTGCTCTTGCCATGTTCATCCCAATGTACATGTGAAAGGAACAATTAACAATAGGGCACTCCTCTCCGAGGATCCAATGCACTTTGAAGTGTCCACCAACTAAAGGCTCAAGAATGATACATCATTTTCCACTGTGAACATGTCAAACTAGTACAGCAATTGAAAAAATGTCTCCACATGCCTTCCCAGCATGCAGACAGGGACCAGCTGGAGAGCCACTTCATATCCGACATGTCACCCCCTGACAGCTGTCTTCTTGGGAATTTTTGGTATGTGAAGTTTTCTAACTcctttttttaagtaaagcaCAAGAATAAGTCCATTCACTTCAAAGTTGCAGCCAGGCCTCTCCTAAACATGCAGTATTTCCTTCAAGATTGAataagagagacagaaaagaagattttCTTACACAGAAATACCTCGGAAGTGTTTTTAAAGTGTCACTCATTGTAAGTGATGTCAACCTTTAGCCACTTCTACACTAAAACCTCCCACAGCTTAATTCTAGGCTGAGGGGCCCATTCAGCAAAGGTATTCCAGCATCAGGCTGGCCTGGACCATACAAGCAGACCCACTAACAGCAACGCACACCATTAACTGGGGTAGGGATCTTTCTGCCATAAGTGCCCTGAGCAGTTCAAATAGCACGAACACCCAAATCACTGCTGTTATTTTAATGGTCTGTAAAGCAAAGAGCAGGTCAGTGAACAGGTTAGCACTACAGAGATGCTAGAGAAGTTACTGTTTCGATACTAGTTTGctcaaaattctttttcctcccctaaaCCAGACTTTTTTCTCCATCCTAGCCTGAGCAACAGGTGGTGTCACAGGGTTCACCCCACTGTCAGGATAATGAATGTGTGTACCACATGGTACACTTTCTGGGCAGGCCTGGACTGAAATCAGCTCTTTGTGGCTTCTTGCCCTCCCTGATTTGGGGTATCTGTTTGTCTGAGGTACACATCTGTATGGTAAGCACTGTTATCTTCATCTCTTCCCCATGCATGTTAAAACTAGGCAACCtccattaattaaaaaaaaacaacaaaacacacctttcagatttttatttgaaaaataaggcTTCTTAACAATGGTCAAAAGATTTTCTTCCGAAATTCCCTAgaggttttgcttgtttgtgttgaggagag comes from Haliaeetus albicilla chromosome 5, bHalAlb1.1, whole genome shotgun sequence and encodes:
- the FAM181A gene encoding protein FAM181A, which gives rise to MASDSEVKTLLNFVNLASSDIKAALDKSAPCRRSVDHRKYLQKQLKRFSQKYSRIPRCHPSKPPECSWRRGAEDRGRGPQAEAPDPSPHGGAAAEKVLQAAEAEDSLTGERVLQEQNPEATRPDQVPMRKRQLPASFWEEPRPAQSLPARAFAAGPEGLPAPRDPPPYEGKKSKRSPDGAGPESPPEPALHAGEKDPAGVLSGRVGAWTCCPFPCPGPGVYQPPGTLPPSPFPGLGLWRKSAAVLPVEVPHFCKEADGTGQKLYRPVVLKPIPTKPAVPPPIFNVFGYL